A window from Spiroplasma endosymbiont of Aspidapion aeneum encodes these proteins:
- a CDS encoding PolC-type DNA polymerase III produces the protein MDDYIKKIIEASNNSFQDSELALLSKLRIDSDNIVYDKVKSIARIKVLANIFLPTSILKKLEPGFENTHISAIYIIKAHLTDEIFFDYLEHIHYTRVRQNNDGFLSVLFKKQYIRLDLDNNNIDFIIPDENLRQKAKENIDYLKIRLQKYGLGYFNTKIIVDESILNIAKKEIDDSIVKLETKPIINSTPKKENKKIWSQSSKVNLDEKTFNTLLEIEKNSRKIVVHGELIKIIITVTSSGLKIYKLHIFDGYSTIIAKLFEPKNSNSLNFFNKYDENNTLHIKYKEEFIKIGDWISILGDYLYSDFEKEYEFSITKYKKIKVSNVKILDDAKVKRVELHTHTNMSTYDGISTPLDYLKYIKELGMKAIAFTDHLNVQNFPNIFLAQKEINKGLNDEEKIKVIYGCELNIIDEKYNIVEKQFTKKITEVDFVVFDLETTGLSPELNEIIEFGAVKYNSKSGKNEKIDILIKPRKPVSSYITNLTHITNDLLNDKKSIEEEMPRILEFIGDAVLVAHNASFDMGFLNSWLKKLGYDIMPNTVIDTLPLARCLWPKLKSHRLGVVARKYSVNYNEEDAHRADYDAEVLKDIFENMINYARLNFDIHNIDDINKLIKQFKKNKDKNIIINRGFHLNVLVKNSQGIKDLYKIVSHSHTDGYLGSPKITWKKLEEINKNKNLLIGSGCADGEVFNLGLFNTSEKLEKEIKKYDYIELQPLSSYKYLIEKNIVSEGDLLLLIKKIIKLAKENNILLVASSDAHYIDKSLKSAKEIFIYAKWLKGARHPLFDFSNRIKTFPNQHLRTTNEMLEEFSFLEDEKLIEEIVITNTNKIASLINKDIIPIKTDMYPPVMDNSDNNLRDECYKNAIKTYGQKLPTIVSERLEKEINSIINCKYGVIYWVSSLLVKKANDDGWVVGSRGSVGSSVTATFSKITEVNPLPPHYLCQKCQFSDFDAGKDYKSGFDMPTISCPKCKSKLIGNGHNIPFETFLGFDGDKIPDIDLNFPSVYQEQAHNYCKEIFGENNCFRAGTISTVADKTAFGLVKEYQENVGSDVNITKAEIERLSMKITGVKKTTSKHAGGIIILPNGYEIEDFTPVNFPADDIDSDWKTTHFDFHSIHDNLLKLDLLGHDDPVMIRKLFELTGVDPLQIPMNDENVYSLFINLKKLNIDLSDLDETTGAIALPEFGTRFVRGVLKETQPKNFSDLVQISGLTHGTDVYNGNAQTLIKEKKATLSTVIGCRDDIMVYLIEKGLDKKLSFSIMESVRKGNGLKPEWINEMKKANVPDWYIESCLKIKYLFPKGHATAYVIMSYRIAWFKLYYPEEFYTAWLTLRTDKFDIHAFLNDKSYSLKKINEITSMQYKLTDGDKQIAFYEVIYEMLSRGIIFKNIDFNISQAADFKIVINENTQAKEIYLPFVVIDSLGPTVAQSIITARDESEITSIQDLENRTIINKTHLKKFTELGITSSLKPSNQLTFEL, from the coding sequence ATGGACGATTACATTAAAAAAATTATTGAAGCATCTAATAACAGTTTTCAAGATTCAGAGCTGGCTTTATTGTCGAAATTAAGGATCGATTCTGATAATATTGTCTATGATAAGGTAAAATCTATTGCTCGAATTAAGGTTCTAGCAAATATTTTCTTACCAACATCAATTTTAAAGAAATTAGAACCGGGTTTTGAAAATACCCATATCAGTGCGATTTATATTATTAAAGCACATTTAACAGATGAGATCTTTTTTGATTATCTAGAACACATTCATTATACAAGGGTTCGTCAAAACAATGATGGTTTTTTATCTGTCCTTTTTAAAAAACAATATATAAGGTTAGATTTGGATAATAACAATATTGATTTTATTATCCCTGATGAAAATCTTAGACAAAAAGCAAAAGAGAATATTGATTATTTAAAAATTCGTTTACAAAAATATGGTTTAGGATATTTTAATACAAAAATTATAGTTGATGAATCTATTTTAAATATAGCAAAAAAAGAAATTGATGATAGTATTGTCAAGTTAGAAACAAAACCAATTATTAATTCAACTCCTAAAAAGGAAAATAAAAAAATATGATCACAATCTTCGAAAGTTAATTTAGATGAAAAAACTTTTAATACACTATTAGAAATTGAAAAAAATTCAAGAAAAATTGTTGTTCATGGTGAATTAATAAAAATTATTATAACTGTTACATCTAGTGGTCTTAAAATATATAAATTGCATATTTTTGATGGATATTCAACTATAATTGCCAAATTATTTGAACCCAAAAATTCAAATAGTCTTAATTTCTTTAATAAATATGATGAAAATAATACCTTACACATAAAGTACAAAGAAGAATTTATCAAAATTGGTGATTGAATTTCAATTCTTGGTGATTATCTATACAGTGATTTTGAAAAGGAGTATGAATTTTCAATTACAAAGTATAAAAAAATAAAAGTAAGCAATGTAAAAATTTTGGATGATGCAAAAGTAAAAAGGGTTGAACTGCATACACATACAAATATGTCAACCTATGATGGTATTTCTACACCATTAGATTATTTAAAATACATAAAGGAATTGGGTATGAAGGCAATTGCTTTTACAGACCATCTTAATGTTCAAAATTTTCCAAATATATTTTTAGCTCAAAAGGAAATTAATAAAGGTTTAAATGATGAAGAAAAAATAAAAGTAATTTATGGATGTGAGTTAAATATTATTGATGAAAAATATAATATTGTTGAAAAACAATTTACAAAAAAAATTACTGAAGTCGATTTTGTAGTTTTTGATTTAGAAACTACAGGACTAAGTCCTGAGCTAAATGAAATTATTGAATTTGGAGCAGTTAAATATAACAGTAAATCTGGTAAGAATGAAAAAATTGATATTCTTATAAAACCTAGAAAACCAGTAAGCAGTTATATAACAAATCTTACACATATTACAAATGATTTACTTAATGACAAAAAATCTATAGAAGAAGAAATGCCAAGAATTTTAGAATTTATCGGTGATGCTGTTCTTGTTGCTCATAATGCCTCATTTGATATGGGTTTCTTAAATTCTTGATTGAAAAAACTTGGATATGACATAATGCCAAACACTGTTATTGATACATTACCATTAGCTAGATGTTTATGGCCAAAATTGAAAAGTCACCGTCTCGGAGTTGTTGCTAGAAAATATTCTGTTAATTATAATGAGGAAGATGCCCATAGAGCAGACTATGATGCTGAAGTTTTAAAAGATATATTCGAGAATATGATAAATTATGCAAGACTTAATTTTGACATACACAATATTGACGATATTAATAAATTAATAAAGCAATTTAAAAAAAATAAGGACAAAAATATAATTATTAACCGTGGGTTTCATTTAAATGTCTTAGTAAAAAATTCTCAAGGTATTAAAGATCTCTATAAAATTGTTTCCCACTCTCACACAGATGGTTATTTAGGTTCACCAAAAATAACCTGAAAAAAATTAGAAGAAATCAATAAAAATAAGAATCTTTTAATTGGATCTGGTTGCGCAGATGGTGAGGTTTTTAATTTAGGGCTATTTAATACTTCTGAAAAATTAGAAAAAGAGATTAAAAAGTATGATTATATTGAACTTCAACCTCTATCATCTTATAAATATTTAATTGAAAAAAATATAGTTTCTGAAGGAGATTTACTTTTACTAATAAAAAAAATAATAAAATTAGCAAAGGAAAATAACATATTATTAGTAGCTTCTAGTGATGCCCATTATATCGATAAAAGTTTAAAATCTGCTAAAGAAATATTTATTTATGCTAAATGATTAAAAGGGGCAAGACATCCTTTATTTGATTTTTCAAATCGAATTAAAACTTTTCCAAATCAACATTTAAGAACAACTAATGAGATGTTAGAGGAATTTAGTTTTTTAGAAGATGAAAAACTAATCGAAGAAATCGTTATAACAAATACAAATAAAATTGCGAGCCTTATAAATAAAGATATCATACCAATTAAAACAGATATGTACCCCCCGGTTATGGATAATAGTGATAATAATTTAAGAGATGAATGTTATAAAAATGCAATTAAAACCTATGGACAAAAGTTACCAACTATTGTTAGTGAGAGGTTAGAAAAAGAAATTAATTCAATTATCAACTGTAAGTATGGGGTTATTTATTGGGTAAGTAGTTTATTGGTTAAAAAAGCAAATGATGATGGTTGAGTTGTTGGAAGTAGGGGTAGTGTTGGTTCAAGTGTCACAGCTACATTTTCAAAAATAACAGAAGTTAATCCATTGCCACCACATTATTTATGTCAAAAATGTCAGTTTAGTGATTTTGATGCTGGCAAGGATTATAAATCTGGATTTGACATGCCAACAATTAGTTGTCCAAAATGTAAATCAAAATTGATTGGTAATGGCCATAATATTCCTTTCGAAACTTTTTTAGGATTTGATGGAGATAAAATCCCAGACATTGATCTAAATTTTCCTAGTGTTTACCAAGAACAAGCTCATAATTATTGTAAGGAGATTTTTGGAGAAAACAATTGTTTTCGTGCAGGAACTATTTCAACCGTTGCAGATAAAACTGCTTTTGGTTTGGTAAAAGAATACCAGGAAAATGTTGGCAGCGATGTAAATATTACAAAGGCAGAAATTGAGCGTTTATCTATGAAAATCACTGGCGTTAAAAAAACAACCTCAAAACATGCGGGAGGAATTATTATACTTCCTAATGGTTATGAAATCGAAGATTTTACACCTGTAAATTTTCCAGCAGATGATATTGATTCAGACTGAAAAACAACACACTTTGATTTTCATTCCATTCACGATAACTTATTAAAACTTGACCTTTTAGGTCATGATGACCCAGTTATGATTAGAAAATTATTTGAATTAACAGGTGTTGATCCATTACAAATTCCAATGAATGATGAAAATGTTTACTCTCTTTTTATAAATTTAAAAAAATTAAATATTGACTTATCTGACCTTGATGAAACAACTGGTGCAATAGCTTTACCAGAATTTGGAACCCGTTTTGTTAGGGGGGTACTAAAAGAGACTCAGCCTAAAAATTTTTCAGATTTAGTTCAAATATCTGGGTTAACACATGGAACAGATGTTTATAATGGGAATGCTCAAACATTAATAAAAGAAAAAAAAGCAACACTTTCAACAGTTATTGGTTGTAGAGATGATATAATGGTTTATTTAATTGAAAAAGGATTGGATAAGAAATTATCATTTTCAATAATGGAAAGTGTGCGTAAAGGTAATGGTTTAAAGCCAGAGTGAATTAATGAAATGAAAAAAGCGAATGTTCCAGATTGGTATATTGAATCTTGCTTAAAAATTAAGTATCTTTTTCCAAAAGGCCATGCAACAGCATATGTTATTATGTCATATCGCATAGCTTGGTTTAAACTGTATTATCCAGAAGAATTTTATACAGCATGACTAACACTAAGAACAGATAAGTTTGATATCCATGCTTTTTTAAATGATAAAAGCTACTCATTAAAAAAAATTAATGAAATAACATCTATGCAATATAAATTAACAGATGGAGATAAACAAATAGCTTTTTATGAAGTTATATATGAAATGCTTTCTAGAGGAATTATCTTTAAAAATATTGATTTTAATATATCTCAAGCTGCAGATTTTAAAATAGTTATTAACGAAAATACACAAGCAAAAGAAATTTATTTGCCGTTTGTTGTAATTGATTCTCTAGGACCAACAGTTGCTCAATCAATAATCACAGCAAGGGATGAATCTGAGATAACTTCAATCCAAGACTTAGAAAATAGAACAATTATTAATAAAACTCATCTTAAAAAATTTACTGAATTAGGCATTACAAGTTCATTAAAACCAAGTAATCAATTAACTTTTGAGTTATAA
- the rseP gene encoding RIP metalloprotease RseP — translation MAIFLGILIGIISLLILITLHELGHFVVAKLSGAYVYEFAIGFGPTLFTIKGKETWFKFKIFPFGGFNYIASKDVDPPKGRENEDVPDERKLESINRWKKTIFIICGPLVNLVIALFLFSTVIGVNKYYSNDMYFYGANYSSISKSSADEIVNKGDVKLKYEQDLTLIGMRIWSFNSDENKYYLNISSLDNDKDKATTNSDPEIDYTNVKNYSYADNYKKENVFLKKDSKNAPTYYTTVYSFIDQVASTKSLDNKGGKLKFDVQLLFRQRDSYSEKFINNKIFYSMIGNHPYKPGDNIGISPPTHYFLSSSQAFVFGLKETFIQIFSTIKAFGNLFVGNFKSLSGPIGIINVASKSISNSSQFFLFVGSISASLFMFNMLFIPPLDGYRMIENFIEMVLKREINTKTKYWIYGIGICIMLGLIILSTVVDITR, via the coding sequence ATGGCTATTTTTCTAGGAATATTAATTGGTATTATTTCATTATTAATATTAATTACACTTCATGAATTGGGTCATTTTGTTGTTGCTAAATTATCGGGAGCATATGTATATGAATTTGCCATTGGATTTGGGCCAACATTATTTACAATCAAAGGAAAAGAAACGTGGTTTAAATTTAAAATATTTCCATTTGGAGGGTTTAATTATATAGCTTCAAAAGATGTTGACCCACCAAAAGGTAGGGAAAATGAGGATGTTCCTGACGAGAGAAAACTTGAATCTATTAATCGCTGAAAAAAAACTATTTTCATTATTTGTGGTCCACTTGTAAATTTAGTTATTGCTTTATTTTTATTTAGTACTGTTATTGGTGTTAATAAATATTACTCAAATGACATGTATTTTTATGGAGCAAATTATTCTTCAATTTCTAAAAGTTCTGCAGATGAAATAGTTAATAAAGGCGATGTTAAATTGAAATATGAACAAGATTTAACGCTGATTGGAATGAGAATTTGATCATTTAATAGTGATGAAAATAAATATTATTTAAATATTTCTTCTTTAGACAACGATAAAGACAAGGCTACTACTAATAGTGATCCTGAAATAGATTATACAAATGTCAAAAATTATTCCTATGCAGATAACTATAAAAAAGAAAATGTTTTCCTTAAAAAAGATAGTAAAAATGCACCAACTTATTACACAACCGTATATTCATTTATTGACCAAGTTGCTTCAACAAAATCATTAGATAATAAAGGTGGTAAGTTAAAATTTGACGTGCAGTTATTATTTCGTCAACGAGATAGTTATTCTGAAAAATTTATTAACAATAAAATTTTTTATTCTATGATTGGAAATCACCCATACAAACCGGGTGACAATATTGGAATATCTCCGCCAACACATTATTTTTTATCTTCATCTCAAGCATTTGTTTTTGGACTAAAAGAAACATTCATTCAAATTTTTTCAACAATAAAAGCATTTGGAAATCTTTTTGTTGGTAATTTTAAAAGTCTATCAGGCCCTATTGGTATTATTAATGTGGCTTCTAAATCTATTTCTAATTCTTCTCAATTTTTCTTATTTGTCGGTTCAATTAGTGCAAGTTTATTTATGTTTAACATGTTATTTATTCCTCCACTTGATGGATATAGAATGATTGAAAATTTTATTGAAATGGTTTTAAAAAGAGAAATTAATACAAAAACAAAATATTGGATATATGGCATTGGAATTTGTATTATGCTTGGTTTGATAATTTTATCAACAGTTGTTGATATAACACGATAG
- a CDS encoding phosphatidate cytidylyltransferase, whose amino-acid sequence MNNRRVKDKDNVNNFVKTKSDKKDNFLFSNNLFLRVLSATFLLIILFIYCSSGLFYIFYNQYSFAKILGYICIGISLLIINIALIELTKSYKIGKWYLYLYVNIMGTVLFLFPTSSQMYNFDFYNHLNLSWLKGYMFSVLTIGEIILLVIFISIYKDIKDTLFFTILFIIIVFAYKGFTIVSLRVGEVTNKTNAYYSYNTNLWIWLIAICSDTFAYFGGSKFGKTKLAPKISPNKSWEGAYIGYACALIVSLVYCFAFYYSSPSHKNAPFRTSMMELNSDWKVIFIYFSLSLVFPFIAILGDLLFSYNKRKNKIKDYSRTIPGHGGLLDRVDSVTLCFFLMFLLVVVLN is encoded by the coding sequence ATGAATAATAGAAGAGTAAAAGATAAGGATAATGTTAATAATTTTGTAAAGACAAAAAGTGACAAAAAAGATAATTTTCTTTTTTCAAATAATCTTTTTTTGAGGGTTTTATCTGCAACATTCTTACTTATAATATTATTTATTTATTGTTCTTCTGGTCTCTTTTATATTTTTTACAATCAGTATAGTTTTGCTAAAATTCTTGGTTATATTTGTATTGGAATTTCCTTATTAATAATAAATATAGCGCTAATCGAGTTAACTAAATCATATAAGATTGGGAAATGATATTTATATTTATATGTTAATATTATGGGAACTGTTTTATTTCTTTTTCCAACCTCGTCACAAATGTATAATTTTGATTTCTATAATCATCTAAATCTTAGTTGATTAAAAGGTTACATGTTTTCTGTTTTGACTATTGGAGAAATTATATTATTGGTAATATTTATCTCTATATATAAAGATATAAAGGACACACTATTTTTTACAATTTTGTTTATTATTATAGTTTTTGCTTATAAAGGTTTTACAATTGTTAGTTTAAGAGTTGGAGAAGTTACTAATAAAACAAATGCATATTATTCATATAATACTAATTTATGAATTTGATTAATTGCTATATGCTCAGATACATTTGCATATTTTGGTGGTTCAAAATTTGGAAAAACAAAATTAGCTCCCAAAATTAGCCCAAATAAATCATGAGAAGGGGCATACATTGGGTATGCATGTGCATTAATAGTAAGTCTTGTTTATTGCTTTGCTTTTTATTATTCATCACCATCACATAAGAATGCGCCATTTAGAACCTCAATGATGGAGTTAAATTCTGATTGAAAAGTAATATTTATATACTTTTCATTATCACTGGTATTTCCCTTTATTGCTATATTGGGTGACCTTTTGTTTTCTTATAATAAACGAAAAAATAAAATAAAAGATTACTCAAGAACAATTCCAGGGCATGGGGGATTGTTAGATAGAGTAGACTCTGTTACCCTGTGTTTTTTCTTGATGTTTTTGCTTGTAGTGGTTTTAAATTAA
- the uppS gene encoding polyprenyl diphosphate synthase, translating into MDHSLKHLAIILDGNGRWAERESKPRSYGHKVGFEKIEELCEWTIEQDIRYLSLFCFSTENWKRDINEVSYLFNLISTFYKRYKKFSTKHKIKVIWVGRRTKISADIKEKLELLENKTNIKDQILTLNLCIDYGSLEEIKYSIANILNDYKDKNTFLKNFQEIDLFKYMYTNQSPPVDFLVRPGGENRVSNFLLLQLYYAELYFCDKYWPEFNKNDFQEAIENYYSRKRRFGDVLKNE; encoded by the coding sequence ATGGACCATTCACTTAAACATTTAGCAATAATTTTAGATGGCAATGGCCGTTGAGCAGAAAGGGAGAGTAAACCACGTTCATACGGACATAAAGTTGGTTTTGAAAAAATTGAAGAATTATGTGAATGAACAATTGAACAAGATATTAGATATCTATCATTATTTTGTTTTTCTACAGAAAATTGAAAGCGTGATATAAATGAGGTTAGTTATCTATTTAATTTGATTAGCACATTTTATAAAAGATATAAAAAATTTTCAACGAAACACAAAATTAAAGTTATATGAGTTGGTAGACGTACAAAGATTTCAGCAGATATAAAAGAAAAACTTGAATTGTTAGAAAATAAGACAAACATTAAAGATCAAATTTTAACACTAAATTTATGCATTGATTATGGGAGTCTTGAAGAAATAAAATACTCTATAGCTAATATTTTAAATGATTATAAAGATAAAAATACTTTCCTTAAAAACTTTCAGGAAATAGATTTATTTAAATATATGTACACAAATCAGTCACCACCTGTTGACTTTCTTGTAAGACCTGGTGGTGAGAACCGAGTTTCAAATTTTTTATTATTGCAGTTATATTATGCAGAGTTGTATTTTTGCGATAAATACTGGCCAGAATTTAATAAGAATGATTTTCAAGAAGCAATTGAAAATTATTATAGTAGGAAACGCAGATTTGGAGATGTTCTTAAAAATGAATAA
- a CDS encoding aminopeptidase P family protein — MKKSIINKIIDSNNGDCILLYSPENRYWFSKFTSSLGYLLIFKDKSYLFLDGRYITAARTSKELTNIDEIVEFSSPNTKGIYELINEKLVQHKAKNVIFESNWVYFSFLKEWEQKIKANFIGYNFIALREIKDQWEVDQIRKACDITHEVFLEVLNFVKPGITEKELARFVSDTFLKFGADKLSFDTIVASGKNGSKPHAVPSDKKISENEFVTLDMGCFYNGYCSDQTRTFAIGQNFNPKLKEIYDIVYKAQSAGIEMIKPGIRCEDVHKKCFEIIEKAGYGEYFTHGTGHGIGIEIHEEPRNAMGSQTLLQKNMCVTVEPGIYIPGIGGVRIEDDILVKENGYDYLTKPFRELQIVKVK; from the coding sequence ATGAAGAAAAGTATCATTAATAAGATAATAGATTCTAATAATGGAGATTGTATTTTATTATATTCACCAGAAAATAGATATTGATTTAGTAAATTTACATCTTCTCTAGGATATTTATTAATATTTAAAGATAAGTCATACCTATTTTTAGATGGAAGATATATAACAGCTGCAAGAACTTCAAAAGAATTAACAAATATCGATGAAATTGTTGAATTTTCATCACCAAATACTAAAGGTATTTATGAGTTAATTAATGAAAAGCTTGTACAACATAAGGCAAAGAATGTTATTTTTGAATCAAATTGAGTTTATTTTTCTTTTTTAAAAGAGTGAGAACAAAAGATTAAAGCAAACTTTATTGGTTATAATTTTATTGCTTTGAGGGAAATCAAAGACCAATGAGAAGTGGACCAAATAAGAAAAGCTTGTGATATTACACACGAAGTTTTTTTAGAGGTGTTAAATTTCGTGAAGCCAGGGATAACAGAAAAAGAATTAGCTAGATTTGTTTCAGATACATTTCTAAAATTTGGTGCAGATAAATTGAGTTTTGACACTATTGTTGCTAGTGGAAAAAACGGTAGCAAACCGCATGCTGTCCCTAGTGATAAAAAAATTTCTGAGAATGAGTTTGTTACATTAGATATGGGTTGTTTTTATAATGGCTATTGTTCTGACCAAACAAGAACATTTGCTATTGGTCAAAATTTTAACCCAAAACTTAAGGAAATTTATGATATTGTCTACAAAGCGCAATCTGCTGGGATTGAAATGATTAAACCTGGTATTAGGTGTGAAGATGTTCATAAAAAGTGCTTTGAGATTATTGAAAAAGCTGGTTATGGAGAGTATTTTACTCATGGAACTGGTCATGGAATAGGGATTGAAATTCATGAAGAACCACGTAATGCAATGGGCTCACAAACGCTTCTTCAAAAAAATATGTGTGTAACAGTGGAACCGGGAATATATATTCCCGGAATTGGTGGAGTAAGAATTGAAGATGATATCCTCGTTAAGGAAAATGGCTATGATTATCTTACAAAACCTTTTAGAGAATTACAAATAGTTAAGGTTAAGTAA
- the rpmG gene encoding 50S ribosomal protein L33: MREGVILRCDVCKNENYIAKNDKKKEKISVKKYCSACDLRVIHKQKK; the protein is encoded by the coding sequence ATGAGAGAGGGAGTTATATTAAGATGTGATGTATGTAAAAACGAAAATTACATCGCTAAAAATGATAAAAAAAAGGAAAAAATATCGGTTAAAAAATATTGTTCTGCTTGTGATTTGCGAGTTATTCATAAACAAAAAAAATAA
- a CDS encoding lipoprotein: protein MKKILSILGAFSIAASSSSTVVSCTSPYRYWSAFENKIKNSETFLVYYHVKDDPGSISYESDIKFTDNGVNYYDSKMKSIYNEYLTNLSIHSTSPKDLTDNDDYRLNGYGNISSSKKIDKLEWTVDSAKDMFAEWWSKKVWGWIRQSLIENYYYYNFEKNNIKTKIAYNIAVSYVSTYLNSSLPVTPTNSPVFFLVRGGKFLNFVPYHTSKDADDKNKPDAPKIKDTANYNTQQERIDDFTKSIKESFVDDQQYSQTLISAIDKANAGSNKGGGDTPAPSPKN from the coding sequence ATGAAAAAAATACTTTCAATATTAGGGGCATTTTCTATTGCCGCTAGTTCTTCTTCAACGGTTGTGAGTTGTACTTCTCCATATAGATATTGAAGTGCATTTGAGAATAAAATAAAAAATAGCGAAACTTTTCTTGTATATTATCATGTAAAAGATGATCCTGGGTCAATTAGTTATGAATCTGATATAAAATTCACAGACAACGGTGTTAATTATTATGATTCTAAAATGAAGAGTATTTATAATGAATATTTAACAAATTTATCAATACATTCAACATCTCCAAAAGATCTTACAGATAATGATGACTACCGCCTAAATGGCTATGGTAATATTTCTAGTTCTAAAAAAATAGATAAATTAGAATGAACAGTTGACTCTGCAAAAGATATGTTTGCAGAATGATGAAGTAAAAAAGTATGGGGATGAATAAGACAAAGTCTTATTGAGAACTATTATTATTATAACTTTGAAAAAAATAATATAAAAACAAAAATTGCATATAATATTGCAGTCTCTTATGTTAGTACATATTTAAATTCAAGTTTACCAGTAACACCAACAAATTCACCAGTTTTCTTTTTAGTTAGAGGTGGAAAATTCCTTAATTTTGTTCCTTATCATACATCAAAAGATGCAGATGATAAAAATAAACCGGATGCACCAAAAATAAAAGATACTGCAAATTATAATACGCAACAAGAAAGAATTGATGATTTTACAAAAAGTATCAAAGAATCATTCGTTGATGACCAACAATATTCCCAAACATTAATTTCTGCTATTGATAAAGCGAATGCTGGAAGTAACAAAGGTGGTGGAGATACACCAGCACCATCACCTAAAAATTAG
- a CDS encoding thymidine phosphorylase: MPTFIEIIEKKKNNIELNKEEIYFLVNEFVRNNIKDYQMSSFLMATWFNSLTDDELVFLTQAMVDSGDKYKLNNFKDICVDKHSTGGVGDKVSLIFGPILAYLGVAVGKISGRGLAQTGGTIDKLESCKGWTGEISNDEFEKNLNDHKFSLMSQSNSVVPADKLLYALRDVTGTVDSLVLIAASIMSKKFVLPTDYIILDIKVGDGAFMKDENAAQKLAEKIIMLSKRFNRHLGIIMSDMNKPLGKAIGNALEVKEAYDTLNGQGPQDLVELVTCACSLALVLTKKAANINEANAIVLDILKTKKAAIFLEKMITSQGGDFSLIKNYNDNFKTKYSIQIRADKDGYLEYNSAYDMGILSALLGAGRFKKDDILDYGAGIYLNRQTYDRVLKGDIIMTLFTNINNEDEFVSKAKKIISIKPKISHKPIIIKHMTS, translated from the coding sequence ATGCCAACATTTATAGAGATCATTGAAAAGAAAAAGAATAATATTGAGCTAAATAAAGAAGAGATCTATTTCTTGGTTAATGAATTTGTAAGAAATAATATTAAGGATTATCAAATGTCAAGTTTTTTGATGGCAACTTGATTTAACTCATTAACGGATGATGAATTGGTTTTTTTAACCCAAGCAATGGTTGATTCTGGTGACAAATATAAATTAAATAACTTTAAAGATATTTGCGTTGATAAACACTCGACTGGAGGAGTTGGAGATAAAGTTAGTTTAATATTTGGTCCGATATTGGCCTATCTCGGTGTTGCTGTTGGAAAAATATCTGGAAGGGGATTGGCTCAGACTGGTGGTACAATTGATAAATTGGAAAGTTGTAAGGGTTGAACTGGTGAAATTTCAAATGATGAATTTGAAAAGAATCTTAATGACCATAAATTTTCTTTAATGAGTCAATCAAATTCAGTTGTTCCTGCAGATAAATTATTGTATGCTTTAAGAGATGTCACAGGAACAGTCGATTCTTTGGTCTTAATCGCTGCATCAATTATGTCGAAAAAATTTGTTTTACCTACAGATTATATAATTCTGGATATAAAAGTGGGTGACGGGGCTTTTATGAAGGATGAAAATGCAGCCCAAAAATTAGCTGAAAAAATAATTATGCTTTCTAAAAGATTCAATCGTCACTTGGGAATTATAATGTCGGATATGAATAAACCTTTAGGAAAAGCGATAGGAAATGCTTTAGAGGTTAAAGAGGCATATGATACACTAAATGGGCAAGGCCCTCAAGATCTTGTTGAATTGGTAACATGTGCATGTAGTTTAGCACTTGTTTTAACAAAAAAAGCTGCAAATATAAATGAAGCAAATGCAATTGTTTTAGATATATTAAAAACAAAAAAAGCTGCTATATTCTTAGAAAAAATGATAACGTCACAAGGAGGAGATTTCTCATTAATTAAAAATTATAACGATAATTTTAAAACTAAATATTCAATTCAGATAAGAGCAGATAAAGATGGGTATCTTGAATATAATTCTGCATATGATATGGGGATATTATCTGCTTTACTTGGTGCTGGAAGGTTTAAAAAAGATGATATCCTTGATTATGGCGCTGGAATATATCTAAATCGACAAACATATGATAGGGTATTAAAAGGGGACATTATTATGACTTTGTTTACAAACATTAATAATGAAGATGAATTTGTATCTAAGGCGAAAAAAATTATATCTATTAAACCAAAAATAAGCCATAAACCTATTATAATTAAACATATGACAAGTTAA